Proteins encoded within one genomic window of Sphingomonas cannabina:
- a CDS encoding FadR/GntR family transcriptional regulator: MTSRSEALPIEVSPSGAEETIRTGSLTDELFAKLEARIRSGELPAGSRLPSQKEIALSENVSRTVVREAVARLAAQGLTLSRQGAGVFVAETAEYRAFQITRDEVQELADVIKLLEIRMAVETEMAGLAAARRTTADIGAIQDALEEMVAVGEDPVASAKADAAFHLAIAQATQNEYYARFVEFLGLRLVPSRSLYLGDKPDEAHRAYAAKVLAEHEAIVDAIIRMDSARAREAARQHMHESLTRHSTLSASLRARRRTDEAC, from the coding sequence ATGACAAGTCGGTCTGAGGCCCTGCCGATCGAGGTCTCGCCCAGCGGAGCCGAAGAGACGATCCGCACCGGATCGTTGACCGACGAGCTGTTCGCCAAGCTAGAGGCACGGATTCGTTCCGGCGAGCTTCCCGCCGGCTCGCGGCTTCCCTCCCAGAAGGAGATTGCGCTGTCGGAGAATGTCAGCCGCACCGTCGTGCGCGAAGCCGTCGCGCGGCTCGCTGCTCAGGGGCTGACGCTCTCGCGACAGGGCGCCGGGGTGTTCGTTGCGGAAACCGCCGAATATCGGGCGTTCCAGATCACCCGCGACGAAGTCCAGGAACTGGCCGACGTCATCAAGCTGCTCGAGATCCGCATGGCGGTGGAGACCGAGATGGCGGGGCTGGCGGCGGCGCGCCGCACCACGGCCGATATCGGCGCCATCCAGGACGCGCTGGAGGAGATGGTCGCGGTCGGTGAGGATCCCGTCGCCTCGGCCAAGGCGGACGCCGCCTTCCACCTCGCGATCGCACAGGCCACGCAGAACGAATATTATGCGCGTTTCGTCGAGTTCCTCGGCCTTCGCCTAGTGCCCTCGCGTAGCCTCTATCTGGGCGACAAGCCCGACGAGGCGCATCGCGCCTATGCCGCGAAGGTACTCGCGGAGCATGAGGCGATCGTCGACGCGATCATCCGGATGGATTCGGCCCGCGCCCGCGAAGCCGCCCGCCAGCATATGCACGAGAGCCTCACGCGCCATTCCACCCTCAGCGCCAGCTTGCGGGCGCGTAGGCGGACCGACGAGGCCTGCTAG
- a CDS encoding TonB-dependent receptor — protein MGKSILASAVSAGALAITLAAGPAYAQQSGIEPGQPSAQDAPASGDQADASADDIIVTGFRGSLSKAIELKREAIGFRDSIVAEDIGKFPEANVADSLQRIPGVILSRDGASNEGQRISIRGLGSEFTVTTINGAPVRTTSAMNVGTSARDFNYDVFPSELFGRVDVYKTPLANLEEGGIGGNVDLQTPRPFDNSGRVIRYTAQANYNTQSKEWRPRGSLLLSDTWGNFGALFGVAYAKNVNERSGFQSTGGYNSSALGRRPYYTPAPPANTSGPFQFELDLDNPLANFGGLTRAQVENGYLPRFYRVFASNNERERLGFVGSLQYKSDRFEASVDGIFSRLTDQTDEFTFGVPVRNSRTVAGSTAPPGTGNHSGLIPLDVHLDEYNNLYGTFGNSSILTESFFRDAKTRFKYGIVRASYKLTDTMTLSAQGNISESKAVYSENRIISNIFGITTTFDPSGNVSYPTISSPVDFTDTSRYSSPSLGFAINDELDREKTARAVLDWTPVDTGDQLLSLKLGGSYVSTTKRISRQDGTSIATATPLPNGGTFASNPAGVFSYMDPYIQFGELTNGGNSGYPSQFATFPRSFVMDVLDANGANRQAPVRLNAAFNAEEIVKSAFFETSFKIPVGSHALRGNFGMRFSDTRTIIDNYQSIGGGNFAPVQRKGGYQNLLPSASLAFDITPKLVLRASGGQTITRAALSYIATGTNVPNIFNAEYTVGNPNLRPQIATQYDAGLEWYFAPGGLLSAGVFQKNIVDRATQVFDYVPFSEVGLPSSAFNCASLGSPACVNGVIDPNYLFRRTIWVNQGRLKLKGLELAYQQNFTFLPKPFDGLGITSSFTLIDQSGDEFVLTNGDRISIQFVPDYTYSVTAFYEKGPFSIRGSYNYRAKTGITSQNNGNDQIPYVAPQAFLDGTISYKVNDLVELRIDALNITNENLYTYYTNPNQPKGNGSTRRDNSFFNGTTISFGVRGKF, from the coding sequence ATGGGGAAATCGATTCTGGCGTCGGCTGTTTCGGCGGGCGCGCTTGCCATCACCCTTGCAGCCGGACCTGCCTATGCGCAGCAATCGGGCATCGAGCCGGGTCAGCCTTCCGCGCAGGATGCGCCCGCGAGCGGCGATCAGGCCGATGCGTCGGCGGACGACATCATCGTCACCGGCTTCCGCGGCAGCCTCAGCAAGGCGATCGAACTCAAGCGCGAGGCGATCGGCTTCCGCGATTCGATCGTGGCCGAGGATATCGGCAAGTTCCCGGAGGCGAACGTCGCCGATTCGCTTCAGCGCATTCCCGGCGTCATCCTGTCGCGCGACGGCGCATCCAACGAAGGGCAGCGGATCAGCATCCGCGGCCTCGGCTCGGAATTCACCGTAACGACGATCAACGGCGCGCCGGTGCGCACGACCTCGGCGATGAACGTCGGCACTTCGGCGCGCGACTTCAACTACGACGTCTTCCCGTCCGAGCTGTTCGGGCGGGTCGACGTCTACAAGACGCCGCTCGCCAATCTCGAGGAAGGCGGCATCGGCGGCAACGTCGACCTGCAGACGCCCCGGCCGTTCGACAACAGCGGCCGGGTGATCCGCTACACGGCGCAGGCCAATTACAACACCCAGTCAAAGGAATGGCGCCCGCGCGGGTCGCTGCTGCTCAGCGATACCTGGGGCAATTTCGGTGCGCTGTTCGGCGTGGCCTATGCCAAGAACGTCAACGAGCGGTCGGGCTTCCAGTCCACCGGCGGCTATAATTCGTCGGCGCTCGGTCGCCGTCCCTATTACACGCCCGCGCCGCCCGCGAACACGAGCGGGCCGTTCCAGTTCGAGCTGGACCTCGACAACCCGCTCGCCAATTTCGGCGGCCTGACCCGTGCCCAGGTGGAGAACGGCTATCTGCCGCGCTTCTATCGCGTCTTCGCCTCGAACAACGAGCGCGAGCGTCTCGGCTTCGTCGGATCGCTTCAGTACAAGAGCGACCGTTTCGAGGCGAGCGTCGACGGCATCTTCTCGCGGCTGACCGACCAGACGGACGAGTTCACCTTCGGCGTGCCGGTGCGCAACTCGCGGACCGTCGCCGGCAGTACCGCTCCGCCCGGCACCGGCAACCATTCGGGCCTCATCCCGCTCGACGTGCACCTCGACGAATACAACAACCTCTACGGCACGTTCGGGAACTCGAGTATCCTGACGGAGAGCTTCTTCCGCGACGCCAAGACCCGGTTCAAATACGGCATCGTGCGAGCGTCCTACAAGCTCACCGACACGATGACGCTCTCGGCCCAGGGCAATATCAGCGAGAGCAAGGCGGTCTATTCCGAGAACCGCATCATCTCGAACATCTTCGGCATCACCACCACCTTCGATCCCAGCGGCAACGTGAGCTATCCGACGATCAGCTCGCCGGTCGATTTCACCGATACGAGCAGATATTCGTCGCCGTCGCTCGGCTTCGCGATCAACGACGAGCTGGACCGGGAGAAGACCGCCCGGGCCGTGCTGGACTGGACCCCGGTCGACACCGGCGACCAGCTGCTGTCGCTCAAGCTCGGCGGCAGCTATGTCTCGACCACCAAGAGGATCTCGCGGCAGGACGGCACCAGCATCGCCACCGCTACTCCGCTGCCGAACGGCGGCACCTTCGCCAGCAACCCGGCCGGCGTCTTTTCGTACATGGACCCGTATATCCAGTTCGGCGAGCTGACCAACGGCGGGAATTCCGGCTATCCGTCGCAGTTCGCGACTTTCCCGCGTTCGTTCGTGATGGACGTGCTGGATGCGAACGGTGCGAACCGGCAGGCGCCGGTCCGTCTCAACGCCGCCTTCAACGCGGAGGAGATCGTCAAGTCGGCGTTCTTCGAGACCAGCTTCAAGATCCCGGTCGGCAGCCATGCGCTGCGCGGCAACTTCGGCATGCGCTTTTCCGATACCCGCACGATCATCGACAATTATCAGAGCATCGGCGGCGGCAACTTCGCTCCGGTGCAGCGCAAGGGTGGGTATCAGAACCTTCTCCCCTCGGCGAGCCTGGCGTTCGACATCACGCCGAAGCTCGTCCTGCGCGCGTCCGGAGGCCAGACGATCACCCGCGCGGCGCTGTCCTATATCGCGACCGGCACCAACGTGCCGAACATCTTCAACGCCGAATACACCGTCGGCAATCCGAACCTGCGTCCGCAGATTGCCACGCAGTACGATGCGGGCCTCGAATGGTATTTCGCGCCGGGTGGGCTGCTCAGCGCGGGCGTGTTCCAGAAGAACATCGTCGATCGCGCGACCCAGGTGTTCGACTATGTCCCGTTCAGCGAGGTCGGCCTGCCTTCGAGCGCCTTCAACTGCGCCTCGCTCGGCTCCCCGGCCTGCGTAAACGGCGTCATCGATCCCAATTACCTGTTCCGCCGCACGATCTGGGTTAACCAGGGCAGGCTGAAGCTGAAGGGGCTGGAGCTGGCCTATCAGCAGAACTTCACCTTCCTGCCCAAGCCGTTCGACGGCCTCGGCATCACCAGCAGCTTCACGCTGATCGACCAGTCCGGCGACGAATTCGTGCTGACGAACGGAGATCGTATCTCGATCCAGTTCGTCCCGGATTATACGTACAGCGTGACGGCTTTCTACGAGAAGGGGCCGTTCTCGATCCGCGGCTCCTACAATTACCGCGCGAAGACGGGCATCACGTCGCAGAACAACGGCAACGACCAGATCCCCTATGTCGCCCCGCAGGCGTTCCTCGACGGCACGATCAGCTACAAGGTCAACGATCTGGTCGAGCTGCGCATCGATGCGTTGAACATCACCAACGAGAATCTCTACACCTACTACACCAACCCCAACCAGCCGAAGGGCAATGGCTCGACGCGCCGCGACAATTCATTCTTCAACGGCACGACGATCTCGTTCGGCGTCCGTGGGAAATTCTAG
- a CDS encoding glycoside hydrolase family 88/105 protein → MKLSALAAALLLAAPAAAFAQAAPAEAPASALDAAIRLADWQLDRMNGHGISQATSETRKPRAWEQAVFWVGMTALADAGGPPRIRQAILDMGRANQWLPGEKPYFADDHAITQAYLWAAANGAGPAARAPTRRTFDLVVTKPAVTTLAFYVPKDGYSSTECLTRWCWCDALFMAPPAFFELSRQTGDRRYRDFALREFWATTDFLYDPVEHLYYRDSRFFERRDAQGRKMFWSRGNGWVFGGLARIIPQLPKASPERRKMEALFLQMAARIRQLQKPDGYWAPSLLAPEGSPPETSGTAFYTYGLAWGINAGLLPRSDYEPTVRRGWAALLRAIQPDGRLGYVQQVGDRPDKVEAADTQYYGVGAFLLAATQVAALDKRTR, encoded by the coding sequence ATGAAGCTATCCGCTCTCGCGGCGGCCCTGCTGCTCGCCGCGCCCGCCGCCGCCTTCGCGCAAGCTGCGCCGGCAGAGGCGCCCGCGTCTGCCCTCGACGCAGCGATCCGTCTTGCCGACTGGCAGCTCGACCGGATGAACGGTCATGGCATCTCCCAGGCGACGAGCGAGACCCGCAAGCCGCGCGCCTGGGAGCAGGCGGTGTTCTGGGTCGGCATGACCGCGCTCGCCGACGCGGGTGGCCCGCCGCGGATACGGCAAGCCATCCTCGACATGGGACGCGCGAACCAGTGGCTCCCCGGCGAGAAGCCCTATTTCGCCGACGACCATGCCATCACCCAGGCCTACCTCTGGGCCGCCGCGAACGGCGCCGGTCCAGCTGCGCGGGCGCCGACGCGCCGCACCTTCGACCTGGTCGTGACCAAGCCGGCGGTCACGACACTGGCCTTCTATGTACCCAAGGACGGCTATTCCTCCACCGAATGCCTGACGCGCTGGTGCTGGTGCGATGCGCTGTTCATGGCGCCGCCCGCCTTCTTCGAGCTTTCGCGCCAGACGGGAGACCGCCGCTATCGCGACTTCGCGCTGCGCGAGTTCTGGGCGACCACCGACTTCCTCTACGATCCTGTCGAGCACCTCTACTATCGCGACAGCCGCTTCTTCGAGCGCCGCGACGCCCAGGGTCGGAAGATGTTCTGGAGCCGCGGGAACGGCTGGGTCTTCGGCGGCCTGGCGCGCATCATCCCGCAGCTTCCCAAGGCCAGTCCCGAACGGCGCAAGATGGAGGCGCTGTTCCTGCAGATGGCGGCCCGCATCAGGCAGCTGCAGAAGCCGGACGGCTATTGGGCGCCGTCGCTGCTCGCGCCGGAGGGCTCGCCGCCCGAGACGAGCGGCACCGCCTTCTACACCTATGGGCTGGCCTGGGGGATCAACGCGGGGCTGCTGCCGCGCAGCGATTATGAGCCGACGGTCCGGCGCGGATGGGCCGCTCTGCTTCGCGCTATCCAGCCCGACGGGCGGCTGGGATATGTGCAGCAGGTGGGCGACCGCCCGGACAAGGTCGAGGCGGCCGACACCCAATATTACGGCGTCGGCGCCTTCCTGCTCGCGGCGACCCAGGTCGCGGCGCTCGACAAACGCACGCGCTGA